In Tripterygium wilfordii isolate XIE 37 chromosome 15, ASM1340144v1, whole genome shotgun sequence, one DNA window encodes the following:
- the LOC120017305 gene encoding uncharacterized protein LOC120017305, whose translation MGNCSIKRVAGKCPDSVRIITKSGGVGDLKGPMLVGDVLNGHPGYGIFRCASWSNPLPKHEWLINGHSYYLLPLEKIPIEPPKVPTDAATLKDFENGAAAVQVLPSLGNGVWRVKLVIGSKELEEILKQEGNTEALIETMRAAAMLTPMRRSKKSWKPKVFKVPVAGEK comes from the coding sequence ATGGGGAATTGTTCTATCAAAAGGGTCGCCGGAAAATGCCCAGATTCAGTTCGGATTATTACAAAATCTGGTGGCGTTGGAGATCTTAAAGGTCCTATGTTAGTCGGAGATGTCCTAAATGGTCATCCAGGGTATGGCATATTCAGGTGCGCATCGTGGTCTAATCCATTGCCAAAGCACGAATGGCTTATTAATGGTCATTCCTACTACTTGCTTCCGCTTGAGAAGATACCAATTGAGCCACCGAAGGTGCCAACTGATGCGGCGACGTTGAAGGATTTTGAGAATGGAGCTGCTGCTGTGCAGGTCCTGCCATCGCTTGGAAATGGTGTGTGGAGAGTGAAGTTGGTGATTGGGAGTAAGGAATTGGAGGAGATTTTGAAGCAAGAAGGGAATACTGAGGCACTGATTGAGACCATGAGAGCGGCTGCAATGTTGACTCCAATGAGACGTTCCAAGAAATCTTGGAAGCCTAAGGTGTTCAAAGTGCCAGTGGCTGGTGAGAAATGA
- the LOC120017080 gene encoding uncharacterized protein LOC120017080, with amino-acid sequence MAITLLSVPNPHQAPLFGNKLLLGHGSTTLVRYPSKSVIPLSASSPSPSTSVVEDGPSPSSDSLPVQPGSATEEPGQLPLRGCKACGREEIEKGCNGDGRIQGGIATVPGFGWWPIKAYRPCPGLVASGGRYRRRGQSMDEVGFGRAET; translated from the exons ATGGCAATAACCCTTCTCTCTGTTCCCAATCCTCACCAGGCTCCACTCTTTGGGAACAAATTGTTGCTTGGCCACGGCTCCACAACTCTCGTTAGGTACCCATCCAAGTCTGTTATACCTCTCtctgcttcttctccttctccttcaacTTCTGTTGTAGAAGATGGTCCTTCTCCATCATCTGATTCTCTTCCTGTCCAACCTGGGTCTGCCACTGAAGAACCTGGACAGCTTCCTCTGAG GGGTTGCAAGGCATGCGGTAGAGAGGAAATTGAAAAGGGATGCAATGGCGATGGAAGGATTCAAGGTGGAATTGCAACTGTCCCAGGGTTTGGTTGGTGGCCAATAAAGGCTTACAGGCCTTGTCCTGGACTCGTGGCGTCTGGTGGCAGGTATAGGCGGCGTGGCCAAAGCATGGATGAGGTTGGCTTTGGACGAGCGGAGACATGA
- the LOC120017079 gene encoding F-box protein SKIP8-like yields the protein MTASVTVLAAERQMGASMMEQLVPEITTHALSYLDYPSLCRLSMTNSLMRKAANDDNAWKALYHKDFTLEQDSVTPVNGWKAYYSATRALVNVNAEFFNIIRERSLPAMSSYWLNADYVKCVHASGELFSGYNSVIQSWRLAFDWEQGVNFQVRNVRVRVLTDIAWVTMNAYVDVDTGPFNMMNVFEFHNGRWYMVHHHSSVMIVDAVMEQQILHA from the exons ATGACGGCGAGTGTGACTGTTTTGGCGGCGGAGAGGCAGATGGGTGCTTCGATGATGGAACAGCTGGTGCCGGAGATCACGACACACGCTCTTAGTTACTTGGATTACCCGAGCCTGTGTAGGCTCTCCATGACGAATTCGCTGATGCGAAAGGCTGCTAACGATGATAATGCTTGGAAAGCTCTTTATCATAAG GATTTTACATTGGAACAAGATAGTGTGACTCCAGTCAATGGGTGGAAGGCTTATTACTCTGCTACAAGAGCCCTTGTGAATGTTAATGCGGAATTCTTTAATATTATTAGAGAAAGGTCCCTGCCAGCCATGAGTAGTTATTGGCTCAACGCAGATTATGTGAAGTGTGTTCATGCCTCAGGAGAACTCTTTTCCGG ATATAACTCCGTCATACAGAGTTGGCGTCTTGCATTTGATTGGGAGCAAGGAGTCAACTTCCAGGTTCGCAATGTGAGAGTTCGGGTGCTAACAGATATTGCTTGGGTTACAATGAACGCCTATGTAGATGTAGACACAGGGCCGTTTAACATGATGAATGTATTTGAGTTCCATAATGGGCGCTGGTACATGGTGCATCATCACAGTTCAGTGATGATTGTGGATGCAGTGATGGAGCAACAAATTCTGCATGCCTGA
- the LOC120016921 gene encoding probable inactive ATP-dependent zinc metalloprotease FTSHI 1, chloroplastic → MTTIDTLLSARVCLVGSYRRGPKSFNFSRKLRTDAPFLRRSLKVLCVSSSQAGDSKEASGDDFITRVLKENPSQVEPRFLIGDKLYTLKEKENLRKNAEVGIIESLANKWNLKAKLKRESNESGNGIESVYLKDILREYKGKLYVPEQIFGADLSEEEQFDKNFEELPRMSFDDFQRAMERDKVKLLTSMEKVTGGSLYGYRDFIVDLKEIPGEKRLQRTKWAMRLDENEAGVLLKEYKGPRYEIEQHLTSSVGKLPEYPHPAASSISSRVMAELGMVTASMVAAAAVVGGFFASALFAVTSFVFVATVYVVWPIVKPFFKLLLGVILGILESVWDNIVDVFSDGGIFSKLNEYYTFGGVSASLEALKPIMIVLVTMVLLVRFTISRRPKNFRKWDIWQGIDFSRSKAEARVDGSTGVKFGDVAGIDEAVEELQELVRYLKNPELFDKMGIKPPHGVLLEGPPGCGKTLVAKAIAGEAGVPFYQMAGSEFVEVLVGVGSARIRDLFMRAKVNKPSVIFIDEIDALATRRQGIFKESTENLYNAATQERETTLNQLLIELDGFDTGKGVIFLGATNRRDLLDPALLRPGRFDRKIRICAPNAKGRLGILKIHASKVKMSQSVDLSAYANNLPGWTGAKLAQLVQEAALVAVRRGHESILQSDMDDAVDRLTVGPKRVGFELGHQGQSRRATTEVGVAITSHLLRRCENAKVESCDRISIVPRGQTLSQLVFHRLDDESYMFERRPQLLHRLQVLLGGRAAEEVIYGRDTSKASVDYLADASWLARKILTIWNLENPMVIHGEPPPWRKQVKFVGPRLDFEGSLYDDYGLIEPPVNFDLDDQVAQRTEELISNMYDKTVALLRRHHAALLKAVKVLLNQTEISGEEIDFILNNYPPQTPLSLLFKEEDPGTLPLFRRDQEPELEYALLTQPKAENL, encoded by the exons ATGACTACCATTGATACTCTTTTGTCTGCTAGAGTTTGCCTCGTCGGATCGTACCGGAGAGGCCCCAAATCCTTTAACTTCAGTCGAAAGCTCCGAACAGATGCACCATTTCTTCGCCGATCGTTGAAAGTGCTATGCGTGTCCTCATCACAAGCTGGGGACTCTAAAGAAGCGTCCGGTGACGATTTTATAACTAGGGTGTTGAAGGAAAACCCTAGCCAGGTTGAGCCCAGGTTTTTAATTGGGGACAAGCTTTATactttgaaggagaaagagaaTTTAAGAAAGAATGCCGAGGTGGGGATTATTGAAAGTTTGGCAAACAAATGGAATTTGAAAGCAAAGTTGAAGAGAGAGAGCAACGAGAGTGGGAATGGCATTGAATCGGTCTATTTGAAGGATATTTTGAGGGAATATAAGGGGAAGCTTTATGTCCCAGAGCAAATTTTCGGTGCAGACCTGTCAGAAGAGGAGCAATTTGATAAGAACTTTGAGGAATTGCCGAGAATGAGCTTCGATGATTTTCAAAGGGCCATGGAGAGAGATAAGGTCAAGTTGTTgacctccatggagaaagttacTGGTGGATCTCTATATGGTTATAGGGATTTCATTGTGGATTTGAAAGAAATCCCAGGCGAGAAGCGCTTGCAAAGAACTAAATG GGCAATGAGGCTAGATGAGAATGAAGCAGGAGTGCTATTGAAGGAGTACAAGGGTCCAAGATATGAAATAGAGCAACACTTGACG TCTTCAGTGGGAAAATTACCAGAGTATCCTCATCCGGCAGCATCTTCCATATCCAGCAGAGTGATGGCAGAGCTTGGAATGGTGACAGCTTCGATGgttgcagcagcagcagtagtTGGAGGGTTTTTTGCTTCAGCACTTTTTGCTGTTACAAGTTTTGTCTTTGTAGCAACTGTATATGTTGTGTGGCCTATAGTCAAACCATTTTTTAAGCTTCTTCTTGGAGTCATCTTGGGTATTCTAGAGAGCGTTtgggataatattgttgatgtttttAGTGATGGAGGGATTTTCTCTAAATTGAATGAATATTACACTTTTGGTGGTGTATCTGCCAGCCTTGAGGCGCTAAAGCCGATCATGATTGTCCTTGTCACCATGGTCCTTCTTGTCCGATTTACAATTTCAAGAAGACCTAAGAATTTTAGGAAATGG GATATATGGCAAGGGATTGATTTTTCACGGTCTAAAGCAGAAGCTCGTGTTGAT GGTTCTACAGGAGTTAAATTTGGTGATGTTGCTGGGATTGATGAAGCAGTAGAGGAACTTCAAGAG TTGGTCAGATATTTGAAGAATCCTGAACTTTTTGATAAAATGGGGATAAAGCCTCCACATGGGGTTCTTCTAGAGGGTCCTCCTGGATGTGGCAAG ACCCTGGTTGCCAAGGCCATTGCTGGTGAAGCTGGGGTTCCATTCTATCAAATGGCTGGTTCCGAATTTGTTGAAGTTTTAGTAGGTGTTGGTTCTGCTCGTATCCGGGATCTGTTTATGAGAGCTAAG GTTAACAAACCATCAGTTATATTCATTGATGAAATTGATGCATTGGCCACTAG ACGTCAAGGAATTTTCAAGGAGTCTACTGAAAACCTGTACAATGCAGCCACTCAAGAGAGGGAAACTACATTGAACCAGCTCTTGATAGAGCTTGATGGATTTGATACTGGTAAAGGCGTTATATTTTTAGGTGCTACAAACCGAAGGGATTTGTTAGATCCTGCACTTCTCCGACCTGGTCGTTTTGACCGAAAG ATAAGAATCTGCGCTCCTAATGCCAAAGGGAGATTGGGAATTCTGAAAATTCACGCAAGCAAAGTGAAGATGTCTCAGTCTGTTGATTTATCTGCTTATGCCAACAATTTACCTG GATGGACAGGAGCAAAATTGGCTCAGTTGGTCCAGGAGGCTGCTCTTGTAGCTGTCAGGAGAGGGCATGAGTCAATTCTTCAGTCAGACATGGATGATGCAGTGGACCGACTTACTGTAGGACCCAAACGTGTTGGATTTGAGTTGGGACATCAGGGGCAATCTCGTAGAGCTACTACTGAAGTGGGAGTTGCGATAACTTCTCATCTTCTCCGACGATGTGAAAATGCAAAAGTTGAATCCTGTGATCGTATTTCAATTGTCCCTCGCGGTCAG ACATTATCACAATTGGTATTTCACCGGCTTGATGATGAATCGTACATGTTTGAGCGCCGACCCCAATTGTTGCATCGCCTTCAG GTTCTTCTTGGAGGGAGGGCTGCTGAAGAGGTCATTTATGGAAGGGACACATCCAAAGCATCAGTTGACTACCTGGCAGATGCTTCTTGGCTTGCTCGTAAAATTTTAACCAT ATGGAATTTGGAGAATCCGATGGTCATACATGGAGAACCACCTCCTTGGAGAAAGCAAGTTAAGTTTGTGGGACCACGGCTGGACTTTGAAGGATCGCTCTACGATGACTATGGACTAATTGAACCCCCTGTCAACTTCGATTTGGATGACCAAGTTGCGCAGAGGACTGAAGAACTAATAAGCAATATGTATGACAAGACGGTTGCTTTGCTTAGGAGGCACCATGCAGCTTTGCTCAAAGCTGTGAAG GTTCTTCTCAATCAAACTGAAATCAGTGGGGAAGAGATTGACTTCATTCTGAACAACTACCCGCCGCAAACACCCTTGAGCCTTCTTTTCAAAGAAGAAGATCCCGGAACACTTCCTCTCTTCAGAAGAGATCAGGAGCCTGAGCTGGAATACGCCCTGCTGACTCAGCCAAAGGCCGAAAATCTGTGA
- the LOC120016922 gene encoding uncharacterized protein LOC120016922 isoform X1, giving the protein MTWLNLCPLCQSEFQMITCVPVYDTLGSSKNDEEAFSRDDDWCVDWRRNTLSFPSYYIDENLSAWTKVSMQPAEEVMSKVKVVFSTLNSKSNDVSDSEDRLMLENDIPNYSPCCLENHNGTGIGSSPMEAGTKSSVLSESLPKEESGEQPDAECEELYGPDKEPLVNRFPELVEFPAENSIPQDDENHQLNQSGRASRSESEGFRENNVVASAGDDNLIQVRNFRARGRRRYSILTLTS; this is encoded by the exons ATGACGTGGCTCAATCTTTGCCCACTTTGCCAGAGTGAATTTCAAATGATCACCTGTGTTCCA GTGTATGATACCCTTGGAAGCAGCAAAAATGATGAGGAGGCATTTTCCAG AGATGATGATTGGTGCGTTGATTGGAGGAGAAACACCCTGTCGTTTCCATCTTATTACATAGATGAAAAT TTATCTGCTTGGACGAAAGTCTCTATGCAACCGGCAGAAGAAGTGATGTCAAAagtgaaagtagttttctccacACTTAATTCCAAGTCAAATGATGTTTCAGATTCTGAAGATCGTCTTATGCTGGAGAATGATATACCTAATTATTCTCCTTGCTGCCTGGAGAATCACAATGGTACAGGCATCGGAAGCTCCCCCATGGAAGCTGGGACCAAGTCTTCTGTTCTTTCAGAATCCTTACCTAAAGAAGAAAGTGGAGAACAACCTGATGCAGAATGTGAAGAATTATATGGCCCAGACAAAGAACCACTAGTAAATAGATTCCCAGAGCTGGTGGAATTTCCAGCTGAGAACAGTATTCCTCAAGACGATGAAAATCACCAGCTAAATCAGTCCGGAAGAGCATCTCGATCTGAGAGTGAGGGCTTCAGGGAGAACAATGTTGTTGCCTCTGCGGGTGATGACAATCTCATACAAGTTAGAAACTTCCGAGCCCGAGGAAGGAGAAGATACTCAATCTTGACACTAACCAGCTAA
- the LOC120016922 gene encoding uncharacterized protein LOC120016922 isoform X2, producing MEVDLVTSGLLEEETFGLDDNNDHKDFEGGRYGLCMDIIIDRGVLDCCQNWCMIPLEAAKMMRRHFPEMMIGALIGGETPCRFHLIT from the exons ATGGAGGTGGATTTGGTTACAAGTGGTTTGTTAGAAGAGGAGACTTTTGGACTTGATGACAATAAT GATCATAAAGATTTTGAGGGTGGAAGATATGGGCTATGCATGGACATTATCATTGACCGAGGGGTTCTGGACTGCTGCCAGAACTG GTGTATGATACCCTTGGAAGCAGCAAAAATGATGAGGAGGCATTTTCCAG AGATGATGATTGGTGCGTTGATTGGAGGAGAAACACCCTGTCGTTTCCATCTTATTACATAG
- the LOC120015975 gene encoding phosphatidylinositol 4-kinase gamma 2-like, with translation MSAAGVALSPVRPESVRSSGCGNNKSILIYISVAGSVIPMRVLDSDSIASVKVRIQTCKGFVVKKQKLVFGGRELAWNDSLVKDYGVAGGNVLHLVLKLSDLLLITVRTVCGKEFELQVDRYRKVKYLKQRIAKEGKGFVDVEHQEIFCDGERLDDDDDQRTIADILKDGDAVIHLLAQKSAKVRAKPIEKDFELSVVAENSNEKEEDQPKKELQVMTPYLNPISNPRLRDFWLEPVIVNPKLELDSVIWDMINSTFDGLEKGNTPIRSSEGTGGTYLMQDSMGENYVSVFKPIDEEPNAVNNPHDLPVSSDGEGLKRGTVVGEGALREVAAYILDHPRTGPRGFTSEVMGFAGVPPTTMVRCLHAGFNHPEGFEYSLKNAKIGSLQMFVKNSGSCEDIGPGAFPKEEVHKISVFDIRMANADRHSGNILIGEGEEGQTVLIPIDHGYCLPENFGDCTFDWLYWPQARQPYSASTIDYIKSLDAEQDIAILKYYGWDVPLKCARTLRISTMLLKKGVEKGLTPFAIGSILCRKTMNQESVIEGIVLEAEDSMLPGMSEAAFLETVSQIMDSQLEKITE, from the exons ATGTCTGCTGCTGGAGTCGCATTGAGTCCGGTTCGCCCTGAATCGGTGCGCTCTTCCGGTTGTGGGAATAATAAATCGATTCTTATATATATTTCCGTCGCCGGTTCTGTGATTCCGATGAGGGTTTTGGATTCCGATTCGATAGCGTCAGTGAAGGTAAGGATCCAAACTTGTAAAGGGTTTGTGGTGAAGAAGCAGAAGCTGGTCTTCGGAGGCAGAGAGCTGGCATGGAACGATTCATTAGTCAAGGATTACGGTGTCGCCGGAGGCAATGTTCTTCACCTGGTCTTGAAACTCTCAGATCTGTTGTTGATTACCGTGAGGACCGTCTGTGGCAAGGAGTTTGAGCTCCAGGTTGACCGGTACAGGAAGGTGAAGTACTTAAAGCAAAGAATAGCGAAAGAGGGAAAAGGGTTTGTTGATGTTGAGCATCAGGAGATCTTCTGCGACGGTGAAAGACTTGACGACGATGATGACCAGAGAACCATTGCTGATATCCTTAAAGATGGTGATGCTGTGATTCATTTGTTGGCTCAAAAATCGGCCAAAGTTAGGGCAAAACCTATTGAGAAGGACTTTGAGCTCTCTGTTGTGGctgaaaattcaaatgaaaaggaagaggaTCAGCCCAAGAAGGAGCTTCAAGTTATGACTCCATATCTGAACCCTATTTCGAATCCTAGATTGAGAGATTTCTGGTTGGAACCCGTAATTGTTAATCCAAAGCTGGAATTGGATTCAGTGATTTGGGATATGATCAATTCAACCTTTGATGGACTGGAGAAGGGAAATACACCAATCCGATCATCAGAAGGAACAGGAGGGACTTATTTGATGCAAGATTCAATGGGTGAGAACTATGTTTCGGTGTTCAAGCCAATTGATGAGGAGCCTAATGCTGTGAACAACCCTCACGACCTGCCAGTTTCGTCTGATGGTGAAGGGCTGAAGAGGGGAACAGTTGTAGGAGAAGGAGCCTTGAGGGAAGTAGCGGCATATATATTGGATCATCCTAGGACCGGACCTCGTGGATTTACCAGTGAGGTGATGGGGTTTGCTGGCGTACCTCCAACGACCATGGTTCGATGCTTGCACGCAGGATTCAACCACCCAGAAGGGTTTGAGTACTCTTTGAAGAATGCAAAGATTGGATCTTTGCAGATGTTTGTGAAGAATAGTGGGAGTTGTGAGGACATAGGCCCTGGGGCTTTCCCTAAGGAGGAGGTGCACAAGATCAGTGTGTTTGATATAAGAATGGCAAATGCAGATAGGCATTCGGGGAATATATTGATTGGAGAAGGGGAGGAGGGTCAGACTGTGCTGATTCCCATTGATCATGGCTATTGCCTTCCTGAGAAT TTTGGAGACTGTACTTTTGATTGGCTTTACTGGCCACAAGCCCGCCAGCCTTACTCCGCCAGCACCATTGACTACATAAAGTCGCTAGACGCTGAGCAAGATATTGCAATTCTGAAGTATTATGGCTGGGATGTTCCTTTGAAGTGTGCCCGGACACTTCGTATATCAACCATGCTTCTGAAGAAAGGGGTAGAGAAAGGTCTCACTCCATTTGCAATCGGTAGCATCCTGTGTAGAAAAACTATGAACCAAGAATCTGTTATAGAGGGGATCGTTCTCGAAGCTGAGGATTCAATGCTTCCTGGCATGAGTGAAGCTGCGTTTCTTGAAACGGTTTCTCAGATCATGGATTCCCAACTCGAGAAGATCACAGAATAA
- the LOC120017054 gene encoding uncharacterized protein LOC120017054, translated as MVKHKRAPSGRTNLASCVVATIFLIFLVIVLLIVYFTVFKPKEPKISVNAVQLPSFSVSNKTVNFTFSQYVSVKNPNRAAFSHYDSSLQLLYSGSQVGFMFIPAGKIEAGRTSLMAATFSVQSFPLSTSSSADAAASVTVNPVPNFQDGFGAGINGYRLGPSMEIESRLEMAGRVRVLHFFTHHVKANTGCRVAIAMSDGSVLGVHC; from the coding sequence ATGGTGAAGCATAAGAGAGCTCCGTCTGGCCGTACAAATCTGGCATCATGTGTTGTAGCAACAATTTTCTTGATCTTTCTAGTAATTGTTCTTCTCATAGTCTACTTCACCGTCTTCAAGCCTAAAGAACCCAAAATCTCCGTTAACGCCGTCCAACTCCCCTCATTCTCCGTCTCCAACAAAACCGTTAACTTCACTTTCTCCCAATACGTCTCCGTCAAAAACCCCAACCGCGCCGCTTTCTCCCACTACGACAGCTCCCTTCAGCTCCTCTATTCGGGCTCTCAAGTCGGATTCATGTTCATACCCGCCGGCAAGATTGAAGCCGGTCGGACCTCCTTAATGGCTGCCACTTTCTCCGTCCAGTCATTCCCTCTTTCCACCTCATCCTCCGCCGATGCTGCCGCCTCAGTGACTGTAAATCCGGTGCCCAATTTCCAAGACGGGTTCGGAGCTGGGATTAACGGGTACAGATTAGGACCCAGCATGGAGATTGAATCCAGGTTGGAAATGGCAGGTCGGGTTCGGGTCCTACACTTCTTCACGCACCATGTGAAAGCCAATACTGGATGTAGGGTCGCCATTGCTATGAGCGATGGATCTGTTCTTGGCGTCCACTGCTGA
- the LOC120016552 gene encoding GDSL esterase/lipase At4g10955, which yields MATEREAFDLSGPLHLTATDWTNATHRRSVAASLVQAVYILERDRQQKREGPDALASPWWEFFHFKLLRNLVDDADFCIFGAIYEFKPPSSHGEISTKGTPKYVIAFRGTLTKPDSFSRDIELDIHLIRNGLHRTSRFEIAMQAVRNMVASVGGSNVWLAGHSLGAAMAMLAGKTMAKTGIFLESFLFNPPFLSAPIERIKEKKVKHGIRIAASVITAGLAIANASKNPRSHQSNDQFTTLSAWVPGLFVNPADHVCSEYIGYFEHRKKMEEIGAGSIEKLATQNSLTSLLMTAIGKQQPQDQEPLHLIPSANVTVNLTPSRDLKAAHGIHQWWSPDMHFESNLHRYM from the exons ATGGCCACCGAGAGGGAAGCATTTGATCTTTCGGGACCCTTACACCTAACTGCTACCGATTG GACCAATGCAACTCATCGAAGATCTGTTGCTGCCAGTTTGGTTCAGGCTGTCTACATTTTGGAGCGGGATCGCCAGCAGAAACGCGAAGGCCCTGATGCTCTTGCTTCTCCTTGGTGGGAATTTTTCCATTTTAAGTTGCTACGAAACCTAGTGGATGACGCTGACTTCTGCATTTTCGGTGCAATTTATGAATTTAAACCTCCATCATCTCACGGTGAAATCTCAACAAAAGGAACACCAAAATATGTGATTGCCTTTCGAGGTACCTTAACGAAGCCAGACTCCTTTTCAAGGGACATTGAGTTGGATATCCACTTGATTCGAAATGGACTCCACCGCACGTCTCGCTTTGAGATTGCTATGCAAGCAGTGCGAAACATGGTCGCTTCTGTCGGTGGTTCAAATGTCTGGTTAGCCGGTCATTCCTTGGGGGCAGCCATGGCAATGCTAGCTGGAAAGACCATGGCCAAGACAGGGATCTTTCTTGAATCTTTTCTCTTTAATCCACCATTCCTTTCTGCCCCAATTGAgagaattaaagaaaagaaagtgaaacATGGGATCCGAATTGCTGCCAGTGTGATCACAGCAGGACTTGCTATTGCAAATGCCAGTAAGAACCCACGAAGTCATCAGTCCAATGATCAATTTACCACTCTCTCCGCATGGGTTCCAGGTTTGTTTGTCAATCCAGCCGATCATGTATGCTCTGAATACATCGGATACTTTGAACACAGGAAGAAGATGGAGGAGATTGGAGCTGGAAGTATCGAAAAGTTAGCGACCCAGAACTCACTCACATCTCTACTTATGACCGCGATCGGGAAGCAGCAGCCACAGGACCAAGAGCCACTACACCTCATTCCTTCTGCAAATGTTACTGTCAATTTAACCCCTTCGAGGGACCTGAAGGCAGCTCATGGAATTCACCAATGGTGGAGTCCTGACATGCACTTTGAATCCAATCTCCACAGGTACATGTAG